The Methylobacterium durans nucleotide sequence TCGCGGCAAAGAATTTTGCTTGCATTGGATATGAGAAGGGGCGCGCTCGAGCATCTCCGCTAGTGTCAAGCAGTGACGGTCTCATGATGCAGGGCTGTGTCCGATGAGCATGGATCGACTTACCAAGGCGCGACAGAGCGGAAAGTCCGATTTGGATTTGAAACTACATGCGGATCAAGTTGCTCGTCAGCAGGCAGAGCAAGACGAAGCCATTCAGCAACTCGACGATAAAATTTCCTATCTCAAAGCTCTACGCCAAGCCCGAGACGCTGAGAAAAGAGCCTGAGTGCATTGCTTCACAAGCTATCGGTAGACGGCCTGTCTCTCAGCTCTGCAGATTTTAGGTCTACCGTCCGAAGAGGAGTCAGTCCTGAGCAACCTAACCCAATACGTGCCGCTTAGCCGCGAGCCTCTTGCGGACCGGCGGAAGCGCTGGACACAGGAGCGCGCGGAGGCTTGGGCTGCGCACAACGCGGGTCTCCTGGCTCGCGACGAGAAGACGGCTCGTCTTAGAACGTTGCGGCTCGCAAAGTTGGCGGCTGATGTAGAAGCTACTGTTCGTGCGGCATCCGAGGCAGCGCCAAAGTTCAAGCGGAGACAAAGTGGCGGCCAGACGAGAGCATTAGTCACACTCGACGCAAATCACGAGTTTAAAACGAAGAAGCTCTTAGATATTTGATTCTGCCGAAACCTGTGGCAAATTCGGCATCTCAGACAATTGCTTTCAGAGCCAGACAAAGCTCGACGTTTTATAGGCACTCTGGAGGCGGGCAGCGGTAAGAATGCCGGTCGGTCTAGGACCACCATTCGCAGCGGCGATTCGAGGCGGTATGCCATTTTGGATCACGTTGGGTTCATCGTTAGCGAGACTATGCTGCCTGAGAGGCAGTAACCGTCTCGCCTGTACCTTCGCTGCAAACCTCGCGCGGAACCGAGGCAGCTATGATCGACCTTTACGACGACCAGGGCAGAGCTACTGCCTTTTGCGATGGGCGGACCATCTATCTCTGGGAAGGCCGCGCTGTCGCCTATCTTCTTGACGACAAGGTATTTGCATTCTCCGGCCGCTTCGTAGGTTGGCTCACAGACGGCTGGATTATCGACGATGAGGGCCATTGCCTCCTGTTCGAATCCGATGCCATTCGCGGCCCTGGAAAACCGTCGCGCAGGGGCGGGCCTTATAAATCTAGCCCCCAAACCCCGCCACCCCGGTGCTTACGCCAAGCAGTTCCTGCGCGTCCTGCGGGGTCTGCAGAATGGTCCGACTCAAAATTCGCCGAGTTGGCGTGAAACCTATTTACATTTCTCGATTACTTGAAACTCTCTGATTGGGCTATCCAGAGGGCATCCGACACGAACTCGCGCACCGGCAGAGGGCTAGCGGGATACCGCCGAATTTACCGTCAGCCGTTCTACAGAAAGTCCGCTTCACGCGAGTTGAGGCCACGGTTGAAGTGACGCAGAGGCAATGGGAGGCTTGCCCATGCCCTGGCGGAACAGTTCTGCCTCCGTTTACTTTATCATTGTGCGGTGCAACACGTCCGCAGGAGACAGCCGATGATCGGCTTGGCCGAGCTGGAACTGCCGGCGTGATCTCCTACCCCTTCCGCTACTCCAATGACGAGTGGACCGACCTCGGCGGTCTGACGGTTCAGCAATATCCGGACGATGGCCATCTGCTGGCCTGGGCGAAGGGCTAGGTCGCGGGCTTCGGAACCGACACCCTCGCACTCCTCCAGGACCTGAACACCGGCGTCGCAGCGAGCATCGCCTACAGGGCACGGGAGAACGAGGGAACGCAGCCGCCGGGTCGGACCCTCTCTCTCGGTGAGGGTTCTTGCCGGGATCTGGCGACCCTGTTCGTCGAGGCGGCTCGTAGTCTGGGCTTCGGCGCTCGCGTTGTCTCGGGCTACCTGCATGATCCAACGCGAACCCTGGTGGGCTCGGCGGGTTCAGGCTCGACCCACGCCTGGGGCGAGGTCTACCTGCCCGGGGCGGGCTGGATCACCTTCGATCCCACGAACCGCAGCATGGGCGGCGCGAACCTGGTCCCGGTCGCCGTCGCCCGCAACCTCCCACAGGCCATGCCGGTTGTAGGGAGCTTCCACGGATCTGCCCACGCCCTGCAGGAGATGACGGTCGAGGTCAGCGTCACCGCGCAATGAGGTGGGCAAAGCTCGTTTCCTCCCGTGGCCCCGGCACAGATGCGATGAAGAGAAGCCAGGGAACAGCACGACCAAACGACGCCTGTTGCGGCTCTCGGGAACAGTCAACATTCAAGGCGCCAGCGCCGGGCCGCGGGTAGCGTCCACGGACGAGGTGTAATTTCCGGGACCGTTTCGGTGGGGATTGGGGTGGCCATCGGGGCCGGCGGCTAAGGTGGAGTTTGCGGACTTCAACCTGAGCCGGGAGCACCCGATGACCGACGACAGAGTGGCACTGATCGAGGCGCTGCAGAAGGCTGACGACGGCAACTTCCTGCGCTCGTTGGCCGAGACGGTCCTGCAGATCCTGATGGAGGCCGACGTGGAGGGCCTGATCGGCGCGGGCCGCTACGAGCGCACAGGCGAACGCAGCACCTACCGCAACGGCTATCGCGAGCGCAGCCTCGACACACGGCTCGGCTCACTCAACCTCAAGATCCCCAAGCTGCGGACCGGCAGCTACTTCCCCGGCTTCCTGGAGCCGCGCCGCACGGTCGAGAAGGCGCTGGTCGCCGTGATCCAGGAGGCGTGGATCGCCGGCGTCTCGACCCGGCGCGTGGACGACTTGGTGCAGGCCATGGGTCTGTCGGGCATCTCCAAGTCCTCCGTGTCGAAGCTGTGCAAGGAGATCGACGAGCGCGTGAACGCCT carries:
- a CDS encoding 4-fold beta flower protein, which codes for MIDLYDDQGRATAFCDGRTIYLWEGRAVAYLLDDKVFAFSGRFVGWLTDGWIIDDEGHCLLFESDAIRGPGKPSRRGGPYKSSPQTPPPRCLRQAVPARPAGSAEWSDSKFAELA